The following DNA comes from Mycoplasma phocoenae.
TGGAAGAAAAAATAGGTCAATTAATAAATGCTAGAGTTATCAAACTATATAGAACTTTTGTTTTATTTAAGGCTAAAGACGACACTATTTGTCGTTTAAACTTAAAAGAAGTTAGTGATTATTTTATTGGAGATTTAGAAGATCATTTTAAAATTGATGACTGAATGTTATTAAAAATTATTGATGTTGATAAATCAAAAAAAACATATATTGTTTCTTTTAAAATAACAAGACCTAAATTTTTACGTAATCCGTTCAATTTTAAATTCGAAAAAAATGAACCGGGTTTCAAAAAATTATTGCAATTCTCAAAGAAAGGACTAAAAAATGGCAGAAAAAATTAATTTAGACGTTAAACATTCAATCGGGGATATTGCAAATGTAATTAGCGCATACCAATCGAAAATTGACAGCATTATTGAGAAAATTAATGATAGAAGCATAGAAGGTAGTGAATATCTTGATTTTTTAGATCTTCAAAACGAAGGGACAGCGGATTTAAAAGAAATTAATAAAACAGCTAAAAAAATTCAAAATGATTGTGAAGTATTGTTAGTTATTGCACCTTATTCAATATCAATACAAACTAAGGCTGTACTAGATTTTATGTATGGTTTAAATTATAAAAACCTTCATCAAGAAATGGAAATAATATTTGTTGATCATTTTTTAAGCGGTAGAGAAATTCAGTCTGTTACTGAATACTTAGAAACAAAAAATTTTGCCATTCACGCAATATCAAAATCTGGAGATGATCTTGACGTAATCAGTAATTTAAAAATATTTACTTCATTTTTAGAGCAAAAATTAGGAAGCAAAACAGCTGCTAAATACATATATATAACAACTGACGCTAATAACGGATATTTAATGGAATTAGCACGCGATAATTTATATATTCAATTTGTTTTTCCAGATCAAATACATGAAGCTTATTCTTTATTGACATCAGCTTCTTTATTAAGCTTATCTTGTGCTGGTGTTGATATCAATAAAATAGTGTCGGGGGCAAAAAAAGGATTTGAGTTGTATACAAAAAACAAATTACGCGATAATACAGCTTATTTATACGCAGTTGTTAGAAATGCTCTAGAGTTGCACAAAATGAATCATGAAATATTTGTAGTCAATGAGGAATCATTGAGTAACATTTCAAATTATTGAAAATTTTTGTTTTCTCAATCAACTACTAATAATCAAAACGCTTTAATTTTGGATATTGCAACATATCCTAAAGAAATTTCAACCAAACTTCAGTATATCCAAACTAATATTAAAAATGCCTTTCAAACATTTTTAAGTATTGAACAAAGAGATATCGACTTCCAAGCTGTATCTTCTTATAATGAAGACGAAGAACAATTAATGATAAGTTCATTGACTCAAAACAAATTATTAGAATTTTCATCTGCAGCTTTAATTAAAACCAACTTTGAACTGGGTAAAATAAGATATAACCATATAACTCTTGCTGATGACAAAGAAGATACAGTTGGCTATTTAATAAGTTTTTTACAAAATGCTTCAGTCATGTCTGCGTATTTAAATAAACAAAACCCATTCACTTCTGACACATATAATATATTTAAAATTCAGCTGTTAAATAAAATTAAGGAGGTAAATAAATAATGCTTAATGAATCAATTGAATTATTTAATTACAAAACAAGTAAATTTTTATTTATCGTCGCTGAAAAAGAAGAAATAGAACATATTCTAAAAACACACACATGAATTGAAAATGAAGATAATTTGATTACAATATATTCTAATAAAACAAGCAATTCAATAGATATATTAATTACTGGTGTAGGTAAAATCAATGCAGGTATAAATTTCAATAAAATACCTAATGATTATTATGAACATATTATTAATATTGGTACCGCGGGTTCATTAAATCCTGATCACAATATTGGAGATATTTTTATCATTAATAACGCTGCTTACCACGATGTAGATTTAAGAATACTACCCAACTATAAAAAAGGTCAATTACCTAATATGCCTCAAATGTATTCAGTAAATAAAAATGAAATTGAATTTATAACTAAACATATTAAAGATGTTGATAATACAAATATTTTAACAGGTGATACATTTGTTTTTGATTCTCAAATTTTGGATGGATTTGATAATGCTTTCAATTTAGTTGATATGGAATCTTGCGCTTTATTACAAACAAATTTATTGTATAACAATCAATACAATTTATCAATTGTGAAAATAGTATCGGATATTATTGTTAATAAAAATAATTCTTTAACTTATAAAGAATCATTAAACTTGTGTTCTGAAAAAATTTCTGCTATTATTCAATATTTTATGAATTTAAAATAAAACACAACATTCATACAAAACGTTGTGTTTTTTATTTTTGATTGCATCAGTAAAAACCTAAATTAAATTACTTGCAAATAACGACCTTTAGAAAAATTACTGTGTATTTTTATTTTAGCTTTAAGTAGCTTTCACTAATATAATAGTTTTTAAATAACAAATGAATATACAAAAAAAACAACACATTGTTTTTGTATTGTTTTTTTACCTTAAATTCAACTAAAATTTATAAGTACATTATTTTAATAAATAAAAATGAGTTCTATTTTAATTTATTATTTCTCTGTCATAAAACCCGTTAAAGTTAAATCGTGATATATTTCTTGACCGAAAGCCTCTGAATAAAAACTAGTTCTGATTTTCAACATTCCTTTTTGGTCGTCATGCCCAATTATAACAGGTTTAAATACTCAAGAAGGATCTTTTATTTTTAGTGCCTCTCATGATCACAATTCTTCTTCAATATAGCCATATATTGGCACATCAGAAGGATAATCCACTCTAAATCTCATGTAACCGTTTAACAGAATCATAAATGCATTTTCTTCTTTTGTACCACGATATTTGCTAAAATGTTCATAAGCGATTAGTTCTAAATCATCAATTGTCATTTCTGATGCTTTTCTATCAGATACCTGTGGAATTTCTCCAAAAGATGCTCCTGAGTACAGTTTGACAAAATATTCTTTTATTATTTTTTTATATTCATTTTTATAATTATTAAACCTTTATCTCATTCATTAAGTATTTGTTTATATTTGGAACTTTTTTGAATATTTTCCTTTATTTTTTGGAATCCGTTATCATCTATATTATTAGTGTTGAAACCCACTTGTTCAGGTATATTTTTTAAAAATTCTAATGTTTTAAAACTTTCAAAATGATAATAATACTGAGCCAATGTAGCATAATATTCTTCTTTTAATTGGGAATGAAGTTGGTATCATTCTTTATTGTATTCTGTTTCAAAGTTTATTTTTTCTATTTTATTTTTCAAATTTTCTAAAAGATTATCCGAAGTTTTTTTCAATCATTGTTTAAATAATGATTGAGCTTTTAAATATTGATTGGTAAATAAATTTATATAATTTTCTTTTGAATGATCTTTCAAATCATTATATGATAAATAGTCATAATTTAATTTTTCATTTTCATCCGCCATTTGATAATCTTCTTCTCCATATAACGCCTTACCTATTCAAAAGAAAGTATTATTTGGAAAATCTTCATCTCAGTTTTGATTTTCGATAATACTGTTTCATTCGTCTAACGGATCATTTTGTGTATTTAATTCCGATTCTAAATTATCAGTGAATTCTATAATCTTTATCGCACTTTTTACTACTTTTATTCTTTCTGAATACACATCTTTATCTTTTTGTGATTTTAATTTATTGATTTCTGATAAAGCTGTGTCTAGTTTTTCTTGTATTTCTTCTTTTGTGATTATTTCGTCTGATTTTGAAAAGATTTCAGTAGTAATAAGCAAATCATTTGCTTTAGCTTTTTGTAATTCTTCTTTTAACGATTCTTTTTCTTCACCTTCAGGCAGTAAATCAATTCATTCTTTTACATTTGGCAATACTGAGGAAGTTTCGCCATTTTGATGTGTTGATTCAGCTTGTTTTAAAATTTCTCTAGCTTTATTAATTAATTCCTCGTCAGTTAAATTCAAAGCATCAATTCTAGCTTGTAATTGAGCTTTTGTTTGATTGTCAGCTGTATCTTCATCAACTGAAGTAAGTGCTTGTTGAGCAGCTTCTATAGCAGTTTGTAATTCTGCAGGTGCAGCATTTTCCACAGCCTCAAGTTTTTCAATAGCATTTTTTACGTCAATTAATTCGTCAATTGCGGGTGCGTATTGATCTTTATCTGATTGATCAGTAAGTTTGTTAATTTCGGCTTGTGCTGCATCAATTTTAGCTTGTAAGTCAGCGGCTTTTGTTTTGTCTTGTTTAGCTAATTCTTGAGCTTGTTTTATTAAATCATCAATTTTAAAATAGTTTGGGAATACTCAAAAAACTGAAGCCGCAGCAGCGGAAGCTGATACAGCTGTTAAACTTAGCAACGACATTAATAAATTTTTTTCTTATTTGAATTCATATTTCCTTGTTTTTATAATAAAAATTACATATATCTGAAACATAAAAATTTTAATATATATAAATATATTCAAGAATTTTATAAGGTTTAAAAAATATAAATTTACACATTTTTTGTAATTAAAGTTAATATAAATAACCCAATGTCGTAACACATAAAATGTTTTCAATATTGAGATTAAAATTTATTTAAAAAATAAATAAAAAGTGATTGACAATGTTTTTTTTAAAAATTATCGAAATTTTGTAAGTTGAAAAATAAAAAAAACAGTGTTATACTGCTTTTTTTATTTTTCGATATTTTTTAATTGAGGGAATAATAATACTTCACGGATTGAGTCGTTTTCAGTTAATAACATAATTAAACGATCAATACCAATTCCGCATCCACCAGCTGGTGGCATTCCGTATTCTAATGATTCCACAAAATCTCAATCAATTTCGTTTGCTTCTTCATTTCCTGATTCTTTTTCTTCTAATTGAGATTCAAATCTTTCTAATTGATCAATAGGGTCGGTTAATTCAGTAAACATGTTTGCAAATTCTTTTGTGTTGATAAATAATTCAGCACGTAATGTAAATCTAGGATCTTCAGGTGTTTTAACAGCTAAAGGTGATATTTCAATTGGATGTCCTCAAACAAATGTAGGTTGAATTAATTCTTTTTCAACATATAGTTCAAATAATTCATTAATAACGTGTCCTAATTTAAAGTATTTTTCAACTTTAATTCCATGTTTTTTAGCTAATTCAACTGCTTGTTCGTCATTTAATGTTCTTACGTCCACACCAACTTTTTCGCTTACAGCATCAACCATATTAATTCTGTTGAATGGTGCTTTAAATGAAATTTCTTTTCCGCCAAATGTAACTGTTTCAAATCCTAATTCGTTAGCTAGATAGTTGAATAGTTGTTCGCAACGTTCCATCATTCCTTCCATATTTGAATATGCTTCATAGAATTCAATAGAAGTAAATTCTGGATTATGTGTTGTATCTACCCCTTCATTACGGAAAATACGTCCAATTTCGTAAACTCTCTCAAGTCCTCCAACTAAACATTTTTTCAATGGTAATTCAGTAGCTATACGTAAATAGAAATCGCTTGATAAAGCGTTGTAATATGTAATGAATGGTTTAGCTGCTGCTCCACCTAAAATTGGTTGTAACACTGGTGTGTCAACTTCTAAATATCCATTGTCATCAAAAAATTTACGAATAGAACGGATGATTTTTGAACGTAAAATAAATGTGTTTTTACTGTCTTTATTAACAATTAAATCAACATAACGGTGACGGTATCTTTCTTCTTGATCTACTAAACCATGGAATTTATCTGGCAATGGTTTTAATGCTTTAGTTAATAATTCAAATTCGGCAGCTTTAACCATTAATTCACCAGTATGCGTTTTTGATACTAAACCTTTTGCGTGTAAAATGTCTCCTAAATCTAATAATTTTAATAATTCTTGTTGTGATTCATTGAATGATTTTTTATCCATGTAAACTTGAATATTATTATCACGATCTTGAAGAACTAAAAATGGTCCACGCTTAGCAATAATTCTTCCATTTACTGATATATTTACATTCTTTGCTTCTAACTCTTCACGTGTAAATTGATTGAATTCATCATGAATATTTTGAGTTGTGTGACTAGCTTTAATTGCCAATCTGAAAGCTTCTTTAGAAATATTAGCAAGTTGTTCGATTTTTTCACGACGAACAACTTCTTGTTCTGAAAGTTTTCTTTCCATTTTTTGTCTCCTTTACTTTTATTTTTGGCTTATCTAATTTAATGATAAGTAAAAATATTGTATATTATTTTAATCTATTAATTTATTAATAGTAAAATTAATTATTAGTATAGCAATAAAAAAAAGGAGTAAATATGTTAGAAGTACAAAATTTAAGCAAAATATTTAGTGACAAAAAATTATTTCAAAACGTAAATCTTAAATTTCTACCCGGAAATACTTACGGTATTATCGGAGCTAACGGAGTAGGAAAAAGTACATTTTTAAGAATAATTTCAGGACAGGAAGAACAATCGAGCGGTGAAGTTATTAAATCAAAAGGTTCAAGACTTTCGGTTTTAAGTCAAAATCAAAACGAATTTGATGATGAAATTGTTACGAATGTAGTTATCATGGGTAACCAAGAACTTTACAAAATTCAATCAGAAAAAAATGCAATTTACGAAAATCCAGAAGCTACAGTTGAGGACTACGAAAGGGCCAGTGAATTAGAAAGTAAATTTGGTGAAATGGGAGGATGAACTGCGGAAAATGATGCACAAATTCTTTTATCAGGTTTAGGTATTCCAGAAGAAAAATGAATGATTCCAATGAATAAATTAAAAGCTGTTGAGAAAGTTAAAGTATTGATTGCTAAAGCTTTATTTGGAAACCCAGACATTTTAATAATGGATGAGCCAACTAACCACCTTGATTTAAAAACAATCAAATGATTAGAAAACTTTTTAATAGATTACGAAAACATTGTTATTGTAGTTAGCCACGATAGTGATTTTCTGGACTCAGTTTGTACACATACTGTTGATATTGATTTTTCTGAAGCCAGATTGTTCTCTGGGAACTATTCATTCTGAAAACAATCAAGCCAATTAATTATGGAAATGCGTAAACAATCAAATCTTAAAAAAGAAGAACAAGCTGCTAAACTTAAAGAATTCATTGCTCGTTTTAGCGCTAACGCTTCAAAATCACGCCAAGCAACAAGTAGAAAGAAAGCGCTGGATAAAATTGTTCTTGACGACATTAAACCATCGTCACGTAAATATCCATTCATTAATTTTGAATTAAATCGTGCTCCTGGTAAACAAATTCTTGAAGTAAATAATCTTTCTTATATTAATGAAAAAGGAGAAACATTATTTGAAAATGTTTCGTTCGTTTTAAAAAACGGTGAAAAAATGGCTATTGTTGGAGATGATGACATAGCTAAAACAAGATTATTAGAAATCATAATGGGGAAAATTCAACCAACAAGTGGAACTGTGGAATGAGGTATAACAATTAAGCCTAACTACTTCCCAAATAACAATAAAGAATTCTTTGAAAATGACATGAACATTATCGATTGAATTAGTCAATGACCATTGAATAATTCCACTCAAGAAACCAAAGATAATTCCGACCACAGAATGAGAGCTTATCTAGGTAGAATGTTATTTTCAAACGACTCAGTATTTAAAAAAGTAAAAGTAACATCTGGTGGAGAAAAAGCTCGTTTAATGTTCTCTAAATTGATGTTAGAGGAGTCAAACTTTTTAGTATTTGATCAACCTACTGATCACTTAGACTCTGAAAGCATTGATTCATTGATTGAAGCAATGGAAAAATACCGTTCAGGATTAATATTTACAACATATAACCGAGGGTTAGTAAAAGCTGCTGCTAATGTTATATTAGAAGTTAAACAAAATGAAAGTTTCCTATTCTATGGAACACTTGATGAATACGAAGAAGAAATGGGGTATTAATATGAAAGATAGAAAAATGAAAATTGATAATGAATTAATTAATAAATTTGAAGACAGATTTGCAAACGATAAAGTTGCAAATATAATAAAAAACTCAGTAGCCAAAAATGGTATCGAAGCAACTGCTTTTAATAACGAAGTTTTAAGAAAACACAATTTTGAATTTAGCCATGAAGTGAAAAATGGGTCAATAACAAATCAAAAATCATCAGGTAGATGTTGAATATTTGCTTCATTGAATATGGCGAGAACTAAATCAATGGAACTAATGTCAATCAAAGATTTTGAATTTAGTGAAAACTATTTCTTATTCTGAGAAAAAATGGAAAAAGCGAACACATTTTTAGAAAACATTATTCAATACGGATTGGATTTAGAGGAAGATGATCGTTTGCTGACTCTGTTTTACAATGGACCAGTTAGTGATGGTGGTTACTACGAATGATTTGCTTCACTATATAAAAAATATGGAGCTGTGCCAAAATCAGTAATGCCAGAAACATACCATTCATCAGCAACCTCAACATTAGAAAAAGTTTTAAACATCATCGTAAAACAAGCCGCTAATGAAATGAGAAAATTAAAAGCAAATAATGCGCCAATGAATAAAATATTGGAATTAAAAGAAGAAACACTTTATTCAGTATTTGATACATGTGTCAAAACACTGGGAATGCCTCCAAAAACATTTGATTTTGAATACAAAGATAAAGATGATAAATTTGTAAAAATACAAAATATTACACCTAATGAATTTTTCGATAAATTCGTTGGTGATGAATTAGAAAATAAAATAACACTTGTACATGATCCGAGAGAATACAAATTCCCATACGGAAGAGTTATTCAAGCTAAATATTTTAAAACCGCAATTGAAGGATTAACCAATACAGCGTTAAATGTTCCTATTAATGAGTTGAAATTAGCAACTATAAAATCAATTAAAGATAACAAAGGTGTTTGATTTGCGTGTGATGTTTCACAATTTATTGACGTAAAAACAGGTATTTTAGATTCAGAATTATTTGATTATTCAAACGTTTTAAAACCTTTATATACATTATCTAAATCTGAACAAATAAATACACACATGAATATTCCTAACCACGCTATGAACTTTGTTGGTGTAGATTTAGATGAAAATGAACAACCGATTAAATGAAAAGTCGAAAACTCATGAGGAGATGAAAAAGGGAGAAAGGGATTTTTCTCAATGTCAGATAAATGATTCGAAGACTTTAACTTTGAATGTGTTGTTGATAAAAAATACGTATCAGAAGAATATTTAAAAGGATTGGATATGGAACCAATTATCATTGATCCATGAGATCCAATGGCTTAGGAGATATATGAAAATTACTAAAGAATTATTAAACAAATTTGAACAAAATTTCAAATCAAAAAAAGAAAACATTTTATTAATGAATGCAATAACAAAAAACGGAATTAATAACGCTTCATTCAATAATGAAATTTTAAGAAAACACAACAATTTATACTCACACGAAACCAAAAATGGTTCAATTACAAACCAAAAATCATCAGGTAGATGTTGAATATTTGCTTCATTGAATATGGCGCGTATTAGCGCAATGAAAAAATTCGATATTGAAGATATTGAATTAAGTCAATCGTATTTACACTTTTTCGACAAAATTGAAAAAGCAAACACTTTTTTAGAAAACATTATTCAATACGGATTAGATTTAGATTTTAATGATCCAAAATTTAAATACTTTATGGACGGACCTATTGACGACGGTGGATTCTGAGAATGATTCTTAGCTTTAATAAATAAATACGGTATTGTACCTAAAGCGCTGATGCCAGACACAGCCACATCAATTAATACACACCAATTTTTAGAAGTTTTAAACTACAAAGCAAAAGAATATGCAATGATTTTAAGAAACGCTCATAAAAAGGGAGCTGATATTAATAAATTGAGAGAATTAAAAGAACAGGGATTAAATGATATTTATTCAATATGTGTGAAAGCATTAGGTATGCCCCCAAAATCATTTAATTTTCAATACAAAGATAAAGATAAAAAAACTCAAAAATTATCTAATGTGACACCAGTTGAATTTTATGAAATGATTTTAGGAAATTCATTAAATGAAAAAGTAAATTTGGTTTCAGATGCTCGTGAAATTTACCCATATGGGAAAGTTTTATCTTCTGAATATTTCAATAGTGTATATGAATCAGCAAATAACAAACAATTAAACGTTCCTATGGAGGAATTAATTAAAGCAAGTCGTGATTCTATATTAGATGGAGTGCCAGTGCCACACGCTTGTGATGTTGGCAAAATGCACGACCGTAAATTAGGTATTATGGATACTGAAGTGTTTGACTATGCAAACACATTAGTAAATAACACAATGACTAAAGCAGACAGAATGAATTATTTCTTAACAATGCCTACTCACTTAATGAGTTTTACTGGTGTTGATTTAGATGAAAATAAAAACCCAATCAAATGAAAAGTTGAAAACTCATGAGGAACAGATAATGGATTTAAAGGATTTTTCTCAATGTCTAATGAATGATTTATTGAATACAACTTCCAATGTGTTGTGGATAAAAAATATGTAGATCCTAAATACTTAAAGGGATTAGAAGAAGAACCCATTATATTACCAATGGGTGACCCATTAGCTTACTTACATTAGTAAATATAAAAAAACATTGAATCTTGTCAATGTTTTTTTATATTTTTCATTAATAAATATTACAAATGAAAGTATTAAACCTTTTCTAAAATATAATCATCGTTTTTTGTTAATAATTTCTTGTATGTTAACTCAATTAAGATTGAACCTAAAGGGGCGGTGATTAATATGGATAATACTGCTAAGCTAAGTATTGATGTACCAGATGATAATCCATTAGCTAATGCAATACCCCCGATAGCAGCTTGAACTGTTGCTTTAGGGATAAACGATATAATACAGAATATTTTTTCTTTAACTGTAAGACCGGTTTTAATTAAAGCTAGCATAACGCCAATACCTCTAAATATCAGTGCAATTACAATTACCAGCGTTAACATTAATCCAGATTTATTTAAGCTTTGTAAGTCGGTTGCAGCTCCCACTAAAACAAATAAAATAATTTCAAATACTTGTCAAATATTCGAGTAGGATTTTTCCATGATTGCTGCTTCTTTAGGATTCAGTTTTTGAATCATTAATGCTAGTGATATAACAGCTAATAATGCTGACACTGGGAAGTATTTTTCAAATGTGTGTTCTAATCCATACAATCCGAACGAAATACCCAACACAATGATTAATTGGATAATATTTGGTAATTGAATTCATTTAAACAATTTCACGATTATATAACCCAGTATTAAACCTAATCCTACACCTAGTATTATAGATAATGGTACCTTGATAATATCTCATGCTGTCATTGAATTTCCTAAAGAAAAATTTAATAAAGCATAAAATAAAACAATTACATATATATCATCTACTGACGATCCTGCTAGTATTAAATGAGGTATTCTTTTTTTAACTCCATATTTCTCGCTCATTATTTTAATCATAGTTGGAATTATTACTGCCGGAGACACGGCTGCCAGTACACTCCCCATCATAGCAGCGTCTAGCGGTTTTATACCTTCTATTAATAATGGTGCAAATATTACAACAGCTAACAATTCAAACGTTGCCGGCACAAATGAAATCAATACGGCAGGACGGCCAATGGCTCTTAAATCAGTTGTTTTTAATTTTAATCCAGCTCTAGTTAGAATCACTATTAAAGCAATAGAACGTAATTCACTAGCTATAGCCAATAGTGATTTATCAATTATGTTTAAAACGCTTGGTCCTATTATTATTCCTACGCCGAGCATCCCTATTAGTGGCGGCAATTTAATTTGTTTACATATAAAACCAGCTAAAAAACCTAATAATAAAATTAATGATAAACTCAATATCATATTCACTCCCTTTCTATATAAGATTGTAAACCTTTTTTAAGGGATATAAAAAAGTTGGTAAAACCAACTTAATTAATTTCTTTATTTAAATCATTATTATATATATCATCTTCAAAAGAAATTGAATCACTAAATTCAGATTTTGTTTGATCTTCTAATTCAACAGCCATACTATCTCTGTCTTCTTTACTTAATCCTGTAAAATAAGTTAAAAATCTTGAATTCGTAATAATATATTCAATCGCAATGATATTGCAGTTTTCAATAAAATCTAATATCATGTCTATTTTATTAACAAAATCAATTCTGAATTTATCATAATCTATCGAAAGATTAGCTAGAATAGATTTTTTTCTTTTTAATAAACTCAATATTTTCTTTTTATAGTATTTAATAATATCCATTATTTGACTTAAACATTCATTGTGTCAAAAAACATCAAATAAAGCTTCAATATAACGAGATCTTTCATTTTTAATTAACATACATTCACTAAAAAATAAATGTACTGAATATTTTCTCATTGTCTCATATGATGTAATCAATTCAATCATCATATTTGATACTTCAATAATAATATTCGCAACTTCATCACTTTGAAAAATATTGTGTGAAAAAACGTTGCTTTCATAATTATTTAATGATTCTAAAACACATTTGTTAAATGATTTATCATCAATATATTCGGATCAAGAGTTATATATTTGACCAATATTTAATTTAACTTTTTTCATTATTTAATGTGTTTAGCTAATTGACTTAAGGTTTTAACCATAACACCCATTGGAACATCATTTATTTCAGCTGTACCAGCAATGTCAACGTGAATAAAGTCTTTATCTTCAGCAAATTCTTTTAAGAACATTGCTGCTGATGAACTTCCGGCGTTTCCACTTAAATCAGTATTTTTTAAATCAGCAACTTTTGTGTCTTTAATTCCTTTTGAATATGCTTCATGTAATGGCATTCTTCATACTAATTCATCTGATAATTCAGC
Coding sequences within:
- the lysS gene encoding lysine--tRNA ligase; protein product: MERKLSEQEVVRREKIEQLANISKEAFRLAIKASHTTQNIHDEFNQFTREELEAKNVNISVNGRIIAKRGPFLVLQDRDNNIQVYMDKKSFNESQQELLKLLDLGDILHAKGLVSKTHTGELMVKAAEFELLTKALKPLPDKFHGLVDQEERYRHRYVDLIVNKDSKNTFILRSKIIRSIRKFFDDNGYLEVDTPVLQPILGGAAAKPFITYYNALSSDFYLRIATELPLKKCLVGGLERVYEIGRIFRNEGVDTTHNPEFTSIEFYEAYSNMEGMMERCEQLFNYLANELGFETVTFGGKEISFKAPFNRINMVDAVSEKVGVDVRTLNDEQAVELAKKHGIKVEKYFKLGHVINELFELYVEKELIQPTFVWGHPIEISPLAVKTPEDPRFTLRAELFINTKEFANMFTELTDPIDQLERFESQLEEKESGNEEANEIDWDFVESLEYGMPPAGGCGIGIDRLIMLLTENDSIREVLLFPQLKNIEK
- a CDS encoding aminopeptidase C → MKITKELLNKFEQNFKSKKENILLMNAITKNGINNASFNNEILRKHNNLYSHETKNGSITNQKSSGRCWIFASLNMARISAMKKFDIEDIELSQSYLHFFDKIEKANTFLENIIQYGLDLDFNDPKFKYFMDGPIDDGGFWEWFLALINKYGIVPKALMPDTATSINTHQFLEVLNYKAKEYAMILRNAHKKGADINKLRELKEQGLNDIYSICVKALGMPPKSFNFQYKDKDKKTQKLSNVTPVEFYEMILGNSLNEKVNLVSDAREIYPYGKVLSSEYFNSVYESANNKQLNVPMEELIKASRDSILDGVPVPHACDVGKMHDRKLGIMDTEVFDYANTLVNNTMTKADRMNYFLTMPTHLMSFTGVDLDENKNPIKWKVENSWGTDNGFKGFFSMSNEWFIEYNFQCVVDKKYVDPKYLKGLEEEPIILPMGDPLAYLH
- a CDS encoding 5'-methylthioadenosine/S-adenosylhomocysteine nucleosidase, yielding MLNESIELFNYKTSKFLFIVAEKEEIEHILKTHTWIENEDNLITIYSNKTSNSIDILITGVGKINAGINFNKIPNDYYEHIINIGTAGSLNPDHNIGDIFIINNAAYHDVDLRILPNYKKGQLPNMPQMYSVNKNEIEFITKHIKDVDNTNILTGDTFVFDSQILDGFDNAFNLVDMESCALLQTNLLYNNQYNLSIVKIVSDIIVNKNNSLTYKESLNLCSEKISAIIQYFMNLK
- a CDS encoding ABC-F family ATP-binding cassette domain-containing protein yields the protein MLEVQNLSKIFSDKKLFQNVNLKFLPGNTYGIIGANGVGKSTFLRIISGQEEQSSGEVIKSKGSRLSVLSQNQNEFDDEIVTNVVIMGNQELYKIQSEKNAIYENPEATVEDYERASELESKFGEMGGWTAENDAQILLSGLGIPEEKWMIPMNKLKAVEKVKVLIAKALFGNPDILIMDEPTNHLDLKTIKWLENFLIDYENIVIVVSHDSDFLDSVCTHTVDIDFSEARLFSGNYSFWKQSSQLIMEMRKQSNLKKEEQAAKLKEFIARFSANASKSRQATSRKKALDKIVLDDIKPSSRKYPFINFELNRAPGKQILEVNNLSYINEKGETLFENVSFVLKNGEKMAIVGDDDIAKTRLLEIIMGKIQPTSGTVEWGITIKPNYFPNNNKEFFENDMNIIDWISQWPLNNSTQETKDNSDHRMRAYLGRMLFSNDSVFKKVKVTSGGEKARLMFSKLMLEESNFLVFDQPTDHLDSESIDSLIEAMEKYRSGLIFTTYNRGLVKAAANVILEVKQNESFLFYGTLDEYEEEMGY
- a CDS encoding cation:proton antiporter, producing the protein MILSLSLILLLGFLAGFICKQIKLPPLIGMLGVGIIIGPSVLNIIDKSLLAIASELRSIALIVILTRAGLKLKTTDLRAIGRPAVLISFVPATFELLAVVIFAPLLIEGIKPLDAAMMGSVLAAVSPAVIIPTMIKIMSEKYGVKKRIPHLILAGSSVDDIYVIVLFYALLNFSLGNSMTAWDIIKVPLSIILGVGLGLILGYIIVKLFKWIQLPNIIQLIIVLGISFGLYGLEHTFEKYFPVSALLAVISLALMIQKLNPKEAAIMEKSYSNIWQVFEIILFVLVGAATDLQSLNKSGLMLTLVIVIALIFRGIGVMLALIKTGLTVKEKIFCIISFIPKATVQAAIGGIALANGLSSGTSILSLAVLSILITAPLGSILIELTYKKLLTKNDDYILEKV
- a CDS encoding aminopeptidase C, with translation MKDRKMKIDNELINKFEDRFANDKVANIIKNSVAKNGIEATAFNNEVLRKHNFEFSHEVKNGSITNQKSSGRCWIFASLNMARTKSMELMSIKDFEFSENYFLFWEKMEKANTFLENIIQYGLDLEEDDRLLTLFYNGPVSDGGYYEWFASLYKKYGAVPKSVMPETYHSSATSTLEKVLNIIVKQAANEMRKLKANNAPMNKILELKEETLYSVFDTCVKTLGMPPKTFDFEYKDKDDKFVKIQNITPNEFFDKFVGDELENKITLVHDPREYKFPYGRVIQAKYFKTAIEGLTNTALNVPINELKLATIKSIKDNKGVWFACDVSQFIDVKTGILDSELFDYSNVLKPLYTLSKSEQINTHMNIPNHAMNFVGVDLDENEQPIKWKVENSWGDEKGRKGFFSMSDKWFEDFNFECVVDKKYVSEEYLKGLDMEPIIIDPWDPMA